One Mycolicibacterium doricum genomic window, GGCGGCGTCGAACACCTCGATTTCGCCGGTGTGGTGTGGCATGTACCGGATCCGCACCCCGGTCCCGACCAACCCGACCATCCAGTCGGCGATGTAGTGGCGGCCGCGGCCGAACGCGACGCCCTTGGTGGTGATAGTGCGGTTTCTCCGGTCGTCTTCGAGGGTGAACATCCACAATCGGGTCTCGTCGGCGTCGTGGATCGGGGTCGGGTCGTTGTCCCAGGACTGCATCGGCGTTCGTTCACCGAGTTCGGCAATGGTGTGTTCGGTGTTCCACCACCGCACCCAGCCCAGCACCTCGGCGGTGAACGCCTCGAACGACAGCGGCGGCTGGTCGGGATCGACCGGGGCGCCGCTGACCTGTGTCTGCCGGTGGGTGTAACGGGGCAGGGCTGCGAACAGCATCCTCTCGGCTGCACCGTTGATCGTCTCCACCGTGCCCTTCAGATGCGCACCGTAGGCCGGTAGGTCGTCCACCCGCACCGCGAACGCGCCCAGTGCGTCGGTGACGGTGCGGGACAGGAAGTCCTTGCCCCGGTCGATGCGCACCGCCGCAGGCAGGCCCCCGGCCGGTCCGTACGGCTCCCGCCGCATCACCGCTGCCCGCAGTGCCGCCAGCACGCTCTCCCGGTTCGGGGTTCGCGGCGTCACCGCCACACCGAGGATCACGTCGTGGGCGGCATCGATGAACCAGGTCACCCACGGTTTGACCAGTCGCCCGTCCGCGTCGACCTGGACGGGCGCCTCGACGTGGTCGGCCTCCCATGCCGCATTGCGGTGCGACGGGGGCCGTTGTACGTCGAATCTCCTGCGCGCCCGTTCCCCGGCACGGAGCCCGGCGCGATCGCCCGCGCTGATATCGGCCTCCACCGCGCGATACAACGCAGACTTGCTCGGTGCCGGTGAGCCACCGCCCTTCTCGGCGGCCACCAACTCCCGATGCAGCGCCATTACATTGCCGTGCCAGTACGCCAGGCGCACCCGTAGTTCATCATCGAGTCGGAACCGTCGTCGTGGCACCGGCCCGACCCCGGCCCGGCGCGTCGCCAACCAGCGCCACACCGTTCGTTCGGCGACGGCCAATGTTTGCGCGCTCAACCGCACATGATCGCTCGTCAGTTCACCGCGCTCGTCCAACGCCGCAAGCCGGTTCGCAGCAGCATGCCGCAGCGCCCGTGCGCCCGCATCGACCACCAGCTGGCCTCCCAACACCTCGCTGGGTACTCGAACGCATGTATTCGATCACGAAGAAGCAAGCACTGACATCGAAACGGGAAATGCTACTGACAATCCCGCGGGAATCCTCAGAAGTGGCGCGAGTGGCGGCGGATCTGGCGGAAGTAGCGGCGGGTGAGGTCCGGTGAACGGCCAGCGCAGCGTGCTGCGGATCGGTGACCGGGTGGTCTATGCCGGGCAGTGTCCCCGCTTCACCGATGATCCGGCTGAAATGTCGGCGCAGTTCGGTGATGCTGATGCGCGGCAGCGAAGGATCGATAATCGGTTGGCTCCGGGATTGGTGACGGCACCGAATATCTCAATCCAGCCCTCGAGCTGAGCGGCGGACTCGATGAGTATCGGCGCGAGAGCACGCGCGTTTTCAATTGTTAGTCCGGAGTCGGGGTGGCAATCGAGGTATATGTGTGGAGCTTCGTGAGCGGTTTCGAAGCTGCCGTCTTCGACCTGAATCGCGCTGATATGGACGCAAGCCGTGCATCCGACAGGATGCCGTTCCGGCTTGTAGACGACCCGAGATGCGATGCCTTGGTCCACCTCCCATTCGGTGCAGAGCGATCCAGTTGGTGTAGCGGGCTTCTCACAACTTCGGGCTGACTGTGCCACGATCATCCTTCCTGCGCTGCCGGGTCTGGCGTGACTTCGACTTCAGATGGCCGCAGTGTGCTGGTCGATCAAGTCCAGGTGCATGCGGGTCAGAAACGCGTGCTTCGGTCAGCTGCGGGACTTTCACCCGCATCCGTTTCTTGGCGAGCTCGGCCATGGCCGCCGGATCGGTTTCGCCGGCCAGCAAGGCGTCGAGCATCGCCCGCGAGGAGGCGCGCCGGCGTCCTCGACCGCCGAGACGTGCTCACCGGACTCAGTGTCCGACGCACGATCACCGACCGCTGCCGATGCAGATCGATCCCAACGAATTGCTTGCCGTCATACTCGTTTCATAGGGGCCTCCCATGATTTGTGGAACGTGAACACCCCCGCATCCGCCGGGAACGCTACGAGAGCGGAGGCCCCGCCCCTTCATCGCCACAAGAGGTATTTGCGGCTGATTCCGCGGGCTCTCGGGCGGTGCGGTGCGGTCTTCGTCGGCGAGCACGACTCTCCAGGCCAGAGATGGGCGGCGAGGTGTGGTTTGAGCGCGCGGGGCCAACTACGGCAATCAAGGCACAATGCACCCACCCTTAAACTGGGCTTCCCCTTGTATGCACATGCATGCGGTTAACCTACGTTTGGATCGATTCGCAGTCGGAACAGTGGCCGTGACCGCCCGTAGACCGCGGCTGTGTCGGCGATGGGGGAATCAGAATGGGTTTGGACGGCGCAGGTCTGGTGATCGGTGACGTCAGTGGTGCGGTACACCGCGTCATCGGCGGATTCGCCGCTGGTGAGCGGATCTTAGGGTCCGAGTCGGGGCCAGTGGTTCTGCGGGCGGCCAAGGATGCTGAGCTGCTCAGCTTCGCTGTGGGTCGGTTGGGACGGGGCGAGGTGGTGGCGCTGGTCCCGGAGGCCAGCGGTGGCGACTATGTCGACGAGGTACGGGAACAGCTCGGCCTGGTGACTCGGGCGCGCACGGCAGGAGCCGATGGAGGGGAAGGCATTCTCGCGCTGCCGACGTCGGGGTCGACGGGCCATCCAAAGATCGTTGCCCTTGCGGTGTCTCGGATCGAGCGGTTTATGAGCTGGGGTGCCGGATTTTTCGGTTTCGGGGCCGACACGGTGTCGTTGAGTTTGAGCCCCTGGAATTTCGATGTCTCCTTGCTCGACACGTGGGCTGTGCTCGCTGCCGGCGGTGTGGTGGTCGCCGCAGATCCGCGACGGTTTCAAGAACGCGAGCACGTCGCCGGCCTGTTGAGCGATCACGGCGTGACGTTCCTCCAGACGGTTCCTTCGACGCTTGATGTCGTTGTCGACGCCGTTGAGGGCAGGTCGTTCGGCGGTGTCCGCGACGTCATCGTCACGGGCGGAGTGGCGGCAGCCGCGACGCGTCGGGCTGCCGCCACTCTGTTTCCCAAGGCGCGGTTCCACAATGTCTACGGGTCGACCGAGGTTAACGATTGCCTGATCTACACAGCAGCGGCGGCCACGTTCGCGACCGCAGACGACGTGCCCTTGGGGCTCCCCATCGCAGGGTGTGAGGTCTTTCTGGATTATGGGGTTTCGGTACAACCTTGGGATCGTTGCCCGGACGGATTACCCGGCGAGCTGCTGGTGCGAACCCCGTGGATGGCCGAGGGCTACATCTCGGGTGGTGAGATCGAACCGCTGGCTGAGGCATGGGGCGAGCGAGCGCTCTACCCCATGCGAGATCGGGTAGAGCGTGTTGGCGATCAGTTGCGGTATCTCGGCCGCACCGACCGCACGGTCAAGCTCCGTGGCCAGCGCATCAACTTGGACGAGATCGAAAAGGTTGCCTCGGCTATCGGCCCCGTGCGGGCCGCGTGCGCCTGGATCAGCTCCTCAGTCGCGGGCGACGAACTTCACCTGGCCTGCTCGCAACCCGTCAATGGGCTGCAGGTGTCCGGGATGGCACTACGTCTCGCGCTGAGCCGTCGACTACCTCCCTATGCGATCCCAAATCGGCTGCACCTGCTCGACAAGCCCTTTCCGCTCAACGGCAATGGAAAACCGAATCTTGAGCGCATTATGGCCGAAGTTG contains:
- a CDS encoding transposase — encoded protein: MRHAAANRLAALDERGELTSDHVRLSAQTLAVAERTVWRWLATRRAGVGPVPRRRFRLDDELRVRLAYWHGNVMALHRELVAAEKGGGSPAPSKSALYRAVEADISAGDRAGLRAGERARRRFDVQRPPSHRNAAWEADHVEAPVQVDADGRLVKPWVTWFIDAAHDVILGVAVTPRTPNRESVLAALRAAVMRREPYGPAGGLPAAVRIDRGKDFLSRTVTDALGAFAVRVDDLPAYGAHLKGTVETINGAAERMLFAALPRYTHRQTQVSGAPVDPDQPPLSFEAFTAEVLGWVRWWNTEHTIAELGERTPMQSWDNDPTPIHDADETRLWMFTLEDDRRNRTITTKGVAFGRGRHYIADWMVGLVGTGVRIRYMPHHTGEIEVFDAATGTHLGTAVLADAASAEDRARVLHARTRKARRLRSDLAAAERERRVRYAASTVPEPAKRLDALTTAEAAAVLADEHDADMVRWARPDLIPLDPPPANWRLPVDPNEHAQPNRNGDRR
- a CDS encoding AMP-binding protein; protein product: MGLDGAGLVIGDVSGAVHRVIGGFAAGERILGSESGPVVLRAAKDAELLSFAVGRLGRGEVVALVPEASGGDYVDEVREQLGLVTRARTAGADGGEGILALPTSGSTGHPKIVALAVSRIERFMSWGAGFFGFGADTVSLSLSPWNFDVSLLDTWAVLAAGGVVVAADPRRFQEREHVAGLLSDHGVTFLQTVPSTLDVVVDAVEGRSFGGVRDVIVTGGVAAAATRRAAATLFPKARFHNVYGSTEVNDCLIYTAAAATFATADDVPLGLPIAGCEVFLDYGVSVQPWDRCPDGLPGELLVRTPWMAEGYISGGEIEPLAEAWGERALYPMRDRVERVGDQLRYLGRTDRTVKLRGQRINLDEIEKVASAIGPVRAACAWISSSVAGDELHLACSQPVNGLQVSGMALRLALSRRLPPYAIPNRLHLLDKPFPLNGNGKPNLERIMAEVEKA